The Cuculus canorus isolate bCucCan1 chromosome 5, bCucCan1.pri, whole genome shotgun sequence genome window below encodes:
- the LOC104064454 gene encoding von Willebrand factor C and EGF domain-containing protein isoform X1 encodes MTMMESLWPSEPTLHSPLSPPSTPRIVPSPCGWEEEQGQGPACGRRPVPRGRREGRQEGRRWEASRWLEPPVMLVELLFQAACVSLFFPSCQGRVYPGRKKPASFAVERRRVGPHVCFSGFGSGCCPGWMLSPGSGQCTLPLCSFGCGSGFCIAPNLCSCPDGEQGITCPESAGTCGEYGCDLSCNHGGCQEVARVCPLGFSMVETANGIRCTDIDECLSAACEGLCVNTEGGFVCECGPGMQLSADRHSCQDTDECLATPCQHRCKNSIGSYRCSCQPGYHLHGNRHSCVDVNECRWPGERRACQHTCHNTPGSFLCSCRPGYRLSSDRVSCEGYPKSILAPSPILQSLQHPPTLVLLPPGSGGPLLVPRGSPSPQFPAAAPGTQLPSSPPAVASPATEPSPTAVGTPGTSTPSAPSCWYRGAPREPGTLWMEPGCLHCTCQGGQVLCEAVSCSVPCSHPLPAPAGGCCPSCTGCLHQGVARAEGDVFSPSDGNCTVCICLSGNVSCISPECPLGSCPSSSPPDCCSCQPAKCSFRGRTYGHGARFSLDGDDCTTCVCRGGEVECSFAPCPVLDCPQHQRHLSPGQCCVTCREPPAPTGCFMDDNGVEFPVGQIWSPGDPCELCICQADGSVSCKRTDCVETCPYPILIPGQCCPDCSAGCNYMGRIFYNNETFPSVLDPCLSCICLLGSVACSPVDCAIFCTYPFHPEGECCPVCNDCNYQGRKVVNGQTFIPEGQPCTRCTCQLGEVNCEQRSCPHSCAEPTALPPACCPPCQATDAQLLLQISHRSPSLSPPHEDSLAVTWHPSTPRSTRPPLHRLVQLLLPRTAPPDRSPGSKEDEEPPPSTQNPSGHPSAAGHPTSEPPEPPVPPVPPSLSPEAQDPHENVDPSTMPPASGESPGGHMVP; translated from the exons ATGACCATGATGGAGTCACTTTGGCCAAGCGAGCCAACCTTG cACTCCCCGCTCTCgcctccctccaccccccgCATTGTTCCCAGCCCTTGCGGatgggaggaggagcagggccaAGGGCCAGCATGCGGTAGGCGCCCCGTGCCGCGAGGCAGGCgggaaggcaggcaggaaggCAGGCGCTGGGAAGCATCCCGCTGGCTGGAGCCGCCTGTCATGTTGGTCGAGCTGCTCTTCCAAGCTGCCTGTGTGTCCCTGTTCTTCCCGAGTTGCCAGGGCAGAGTGTATCCCGGGAGGAAGAAGCCGGCCAGCTTTGCTGTAGAGAG GCGCCGTGTGGGGCCCCACGTCTGCTTCTCGGGCTTCGGCAGCGGATGTTGTCCCGGGTGGATGCTGTCCCCAGGCAGTGGGCAGTGCACCCTGC CCCTCTGCTCCTTCGGCTGCGGCAGTGGCTTCTGCATCGCTCCCAACCTGTGCTCGTGCCCAGATGGAGAGCAAGGCATCACCTGCCCAG AGTCCGCAGGAACATGTGGGGAGTACGGCTGTGACCTCTCCTGTAACCATGGTGGGTGCCAGGAGGTGGCTCGCGTCTGCCCCCTCGGCTTCTCCATGGTGGAGACGGCCAATGGCATCCGCTGCACCg ACATCGACGAGTGCCTGAGCGCTGCCTGTGAAGGTCTCTGCGTCAACACTGAAGGCGGCTTCGTCTGCGAGTGCGGCCCCGGCATGCAGCTCTCCGCTGACCGCCACAGCTGCCAGG ATACAGATGAGTGCCTGGCCACGCCGTGCCAGCATCGCTGCAAGAACAGCATCGGCAGCTACCgctgctcctgccagcctgGCTACCACCTACACGGGAACCGGCATTCCTGCGTGG ATGTCAACGAATGCCGGTGGCCAGGAGAGCGCCGAGCCTGCCAGCACACCTGCCACAACACGCCGGGcagcttcctctgctcctgccgCCCTGGGTACCGGCTCAGCAGTGACAGGGTCTCCTGTGAAG GTTACCCCAAGTCCATCCTGGCCCCATCGCCCATCCTGCAGTCCCTGCAGCATCCACCCACCCTCGTCCTGCTTCCTCCTGGCTCTGGGGGACCCCTCCTGGTCCCCAGGGGCTCCCCCTCGCCCCAgttccctgctgcagctcctggtaCCCAactcccttcttctcctcccgCCGTGGCATCCCCGGCCACCGAGCCGTCCCCGACAGCTGTCGGAACCCCTGGTACCTCCACCCCATCAGCCCCTTCTTGCTGGTACCGAGGGGCCCCCCGAGAGCCTGGCACTCTCTGGATGGAGCCGGGATGCCTGCATTGTACCTGCCAG GGGGGACAAGTGCTGTGTGAGGCTGTGAGCTGCTCGGTGCCCTGCTCCCACCCGCTGCCCGCCCCGGCCGGCggctgctgccccagctgcaCAG GCTGCCTGCACCAAGGGGTGGCGCGGGCTGAGGGCGACGTCTTCTCTCCATCCGATGGGAACTGCACTGTCTGCATCTGCCTG TCCGGCAACGTCTCCTGCATCTCCCCCGAGTGCCCCCTGggctcctgccccagctcctcACCACCCGattgctgctcctgccagccag CAAAGTGCAGTTTTCGGGGCCGCACGTACGGGCACGGTGCCCGCTTCAGCCTGGATGGGGACGACTGCACCACCTGTGTCTGCAGG ggcGGTGAGGTGGAGTGCTCCTTTGCCCCCTGCCCTGTGCTCGACTGCCCCCAGCACCAGCGGCACCTGAGCCCCGGGCAGTGCTGCGTCACCTGCCgggagcccccagccccgaCTG GTTGCTTCATGGATGACAATGGTGTGGAGTTTCCGGTCGGACAGATCTGGTCTCCAGGTGATCCCTGTGAGTTATGCATCTGCCAG GCAGACGGCTCGGTGAGCTGCAAGCGGACAGACTGCGTGGAGACCTGTCCCtaccccatcctcatccctgggCAGTGCTGCCCCGACTGCTCAGCAG gCTGCAACTACATGGGAAGGATCTTCTACAACAACGAGACCTTCCCCTCTGTCCTGGACCCCTGTCTCAGCTGCATCTGCTTG CTGGGCTCGGTGGCCTGTTCGCCCGTGGACTGTGCCATCTTCTGCACCTACCCCTTCCACCCCGAGGGCGAGTGCTGCCCTGTCTGTAACG ACTGCAACTACCAGGGGAGGAAGGTGGTGAACGGGCAGACCTTCATCCCTGAGGGACAGCCCTGCACGCGCTGTACCTGCCAG CTCGGGGAGGTGAACTGCGAGCAGAGGTCGTGTCCCCACTCCTGCGCAGAGCCCACCGCGCTGCCCCCCgcctgctgccctccctgccaAG CCACAGatgctcagctcctgctgcagatcAGCCAccggtccccatccctgtccccaccccaCGAGGACTCACTCGCTGTCACCTGgcatcccagcaccccaagaTCAACCCGTCCACCTCTTCACCGCCTggtccagctcctgctccccagaACAGCCCCTCCTGACCGCTCTCCGGGTAGCAAAGAGGATGAGGAGCCCCCTCCGAGCACACAGAACCCCTCCGGGCATCCATCGGCAGCTGGTCATCCCACCTCTGagcccccagagcccccagtTCCACCAGTACCCCCCAGTTTGAGCCCTGAGGCTCAGGACCCCCATGAGAATGTGGATCCCTCCACCATGCCACCGGCCAGTGGGGAGAGCCCCGGGGGGCACATGGTTCCCTAA
- the LOC104064454 gene encoding von Willebrand factor C and EGF domain-containing protein isoform X2 produces MTMMESLWPSEPTLHSPLSPPSTPRIVPSPCGWEEEQGQGPACGRRPVPRGRREGRQEGRRWEASRWLEPPVMLVELLFQAACVSLFFPSCQGRVYPGRKKPASFAVERRRVGPHVCFSGFGSGCCPGWMLSPGSGQCTLPLCSFGCGSGFCIAPNLCSCPDGEQGITCPESAGTCGEYGCDLSCNHGGCQEVARVCPLGFSMVETANGIRCTDIDECLSAACEGLCVNTEGGFVCECGPGMQLSADRHSCQDVNECRWPGERRACQHTCHNTPGSFLCSCRPGYRLSSDRVSCEGYPKSILAPSPILQSLQHPPTLVLLPPGSGGPLLVPRGSPSPQFPAAAPGTQLPSSPPAVASPATEPSPTAVGTPGTSTPSAPSCWYRGAPREPGTLWMEPGCLHCTCQGGQVLCEAVSCSVPCSHPLPAPAGGCCPSCTGCLHQGVARAEGDVFSPSDGNCTVCICLSGNVSCISPECPLGSCPSSSPPDCCSCQPAKCSFRGRTYGHGARFSLDGDDCTTCVCRGGEVECSFAPCPVLDCPQHQRHLSPGQCCVTCREPPAPTGCFMDDNGVEFPVGQIWSPGDPCELCICQADGSVSCKRTDCVETCPYPILIPGQCCPDCSAGCNYMGRIFYNNETFPSVLDPCLSCICLLGSVACSPVDCAIFCTYPFHPEGECCPVCNDCNYQGRKVVNGQTFIPEGQPCTRCTCQLGEVNCEQRSCPHSCAEPTALPPACCPPCQATDAQLLLQISHRSPSLSPPHEDSLAVTWHPSTPRSTRPPLHRLVQLLLPRTAPPDRSPGSKEDEEPPPSTQNPSGHPSAAGHPTSEPPEPPVPPVPPSLSPEAQDPHENVDPSTMPPASGESPGGHMVP; encoded by the exons ATGACCATGATGGAGTCACTTTGGCCAAGCGAGCCAACCTTG cACTCCCCGCTCTCgcctccctccaccccccgCATTGTTCCCAGCCCTTGCGGatgggaggaggagcagggccaAGGGCCAGCATGCGGTAGGCGCCCCGTGCCGCGAGGCAGGCgggaaggcaggcaggaaggCAGGCGCTGGGAAGCATCCCGCTGGCTGGAGCCGCCTGTCATGTTGGTCGAGCTGCTCTTCCAAGCTGCCTGTGTGTCCCTGTTCTTCCCGAGTTGCCAGGGCAGAGTGTATCCCGGGAGGAAGAAGCCGGCCAGCTTTGCTGTAGAGAG GCGCCGTGTGGGGCCCCACGTCTGCTTCTCGGGCTTCGGCAGCGGATGTTGTCCCGGGTGGATGCTGTCCCCAGGCAGTGGGCAGTGCACCCTGC CCCTCTGCTCCTTCGGCTGCGGCAGTGGCTTCTGCATCGCTCCCAACCTGTGCTCGTGCCCAGATGGAGAGCAAGGCATCACCTGCCCAG AGTCCGCAGGAACATGTGGGGAGTACGGCTGTGACCTCTCCTGTAACCATGGTGGGTGCCAGGAGGTGGCTCGCGTCTGCCCCCTCGGCTTCTCCATGGTGGAGACGGCCAATGGCATCCGCTGCACCg ACATCGACGAGTGCCTGAGCGCTGCCTGTGAAGGTCTCTGCGTCAACACTGAAGGCGGCTTCGTCTGCGAGTGCGGCCCCGGCATGCAGCTCTCCGCTGACCGCCACAGCTGCCAGG ATGTCAACGAATGCCGGTGGCCAGGAGAGCGCCGAGCCTGCCAGCACACCTGCCACAACACGCCGGGcagcttcctctgctcctgccgCCCTGGGTACCGGCTCAGCAGTGACAGGGTCTCCTGTGAAG GTTACCCCAAGTCCATCCTGGCCCCATCGCCCATCCTGCAGTCCCTGCAGCATCCACCCACCCTCGTCCTGCTTCCTCCTGGCTCTGGGGGACCCCTCCTGGTCCCCAGGGGCTCCCCCTCGCCCCAgttccctgctgcagctcctggtaCCCAactcccttcttctcctcccgCCGTGGCATCCCCGGCCACCGAGCCGTCCCCGACAGCTGTCGGAACCCCTGGTACCTCCACCCCATCAGCCCCTTCTTGCTGGTACCGAGGGGCCCCCCGAGAGCCTGGCACTCTCTGGATGGAGCCGGGATGCCTGCATTGTACCTGCCAG GGGGGACAAGTGCTGTGTGAGGCTGTGAGCTGCTCGGTGCCCTGCTCCCACCCGCTGCCCGCCCCGGCCGGCggctgctgccccagctgcaCAG GCTGCCTGCACCAAGGGGTGGCGCGGGCTGAGGGCGACGTCTTCTCTCCATCCGATGGGAACTGCACTGTCTGCATCTGCCTG TCCGGCAACGTCTCCTGCATCTCCCCCGAGTGCCCCCTGggctcctgccccagctcctcACCACCCGattgctgctcctgccagccag CAAAGTGCAGTTTTCGGGGCCGCACGTACGGGCACGGTGCCCGCTTCAGCCTGGATGGGGACGACTGCACCACCTGTGTCTGCAGG ggcGGTGAGGTGGAGTGCTCCTTTGCCCCCTGCCCTGTGCTCGACTGCCCCCAGCACCAGCGGCACCTGAGCCCCGGGCAGTGCTGCGTCACCTGCCgggagcccccagccccgaCTG GTTGCTTCATGGATGACAATGGTGTGGAGTTTCCGGTCGGACAGATCTGGTCTCCAGGTGATCCCTGTGAGTTATGCATCTGCCAG GCAGACGGCTCGGTGAGCTGCAAGCGGACAGACTGCGTGGAGACCTGTCCCtaccccatcctcatccctgggCAGTGCTGCCCCGACTGCTCAGCAG gCTGCAACTACATGGGAAGGATCTTCTACAACAACGAGACCTTCCCCTCTGTCCTGGACCCCTGTCTCAGCTGCATCTGCTTG CTGGGCTCGGTGGCCTGTTCGCCCGTGGACTGTGCCATCTTCTGCACCTACCCCTTCCACCCCGAGGGCGAGTGCTGCCCTGTCTGTAACG ACTGCAACTACCAGGGGAGGAAGGTGGTGAACGGGCAGACCTTCATCCCTGAGGGACAGCCCTGCACGCGCTGTACCTGCCAG CTCGGGGAGGTGAACTGCGAGCAGAGGTCGTGTCCCCACTCCTGCGCAGAGCCCACCGCGCTGCCCCCCgcctgctgccctccctgccaAG CCACAGatgctcagctcctgctgcagatcAGCCAccggtccccatccctgtccccaccccaCGAGGACTCACTCGCTGTCACCTGgcatcccagcaccccaagaTCAACCCGTCCACCTCTTCACCGCCTggtccagctcctgctccccagaACAGCCCCTCCTGACCGCTCTCCGGGTAGCAAAGAGGATGAGGAGCCCCCTCCGAGCACACAGAACCCCTCCGGGCATCCATCGGCAGCTGGTCATCCCACCTCTGagcccccagagcccccagtTCCACCAGTACCCCCCAGTTTGAGCCCTGAGGCTCAGGACCCCCATGAGAATGTGGATCCCTCCACCATGCCACCGGCCAGTGGGGAGAGCCCCGGGGGGCACATGGTTCCCTAA